The genomic DNA ATATTATAACTCGAACGCGTACTAAAAAGAAGAACAAGTGAAATTATGCACACGCATACTTGAATAGAGCATACCAGAAACAGACAATGATAACCATTGGGGTGAAGAGGGTATTTTATCTAAATTGGTGGATTTAAAAAGGgcaaaatgttatattatatgCCTTAGCTCCATTACACTTGTAAAAAGGTGGATCCTTATCACTCGGATAAGTATGGGCTAGGTTGCACAACTGCTTGAAGGTCTCGGAGTACTCATTGGGTAGACATTGTGGTCCGGTATAACTTCCAGTGCAACAATATTTGGGATCCTTGAATGCGTCACATGGGCTAAAGCACCCAACCGCCCACCCCGCCTTGTTCTTCGCCACCAAAGTGGACGGACATGCATTGCTAAGATCCTGGATGCAGTCAACAACAGGACATGCCCTTGACCCACCCACCAGAGTCCCACCGTCCGGCTGGATCCGAACCGGGACATCATTGTAGCCGTGGTTCAAGCTCACTTCATAGGAGACCAACGAGTGGTCAATGGTGAAGTGCAGTAGGGTCACCGGATAAGTCGGCGGTGGGTCTTGGCATTCGGGTTGGCCGGTTCCGCAATCACCCGTCTCGCATGAAAAATAGTTTGAGGCATTGGTGGTGCACTGGGTCCTAACCCAAATCATGCCACTCCATGCATCTGGAGTGTCGAATATCGTGAGCGTATCAGGTCCATACTCAGGCATGGTGTCTCCAATTCCGGGGCTGGCAGCAATCCACACCGAGTGGACACATTGGTTCAAGTAGTTGAAAGTCACCGAATATCCATCtgaaaaacaaatccaaaataCCATCAAATTAGATAATTTATCATCATAAATGATATTTTCTGGAGAGCCAGCATCCAACAGTGTATATCATGGTGCATTGATTATAAAATGAAGACAACGTAACGTAAAATTAACCTATGCTCAGCAATGAGAGGAGGAGAAGGGTGAAGAGGGCCTTTGCTTCCATTGAATCCTATCTTCGAGTTTGTGACATGTACAGACACTCGGGGCTTCTGGTGATATCCATTGAAAGCAAAATAAATACGACAATGACATTGTCACTAAATATGGTACATAGTCACAAGTAGTAGTCGATTCCCTCTTAAAATGCGCACCATCCATGTTAAAAGTACAccaactgcattaatttccaCAACCTGAAACCTAGGACCAAAAAATTTGTAATTGTAACGCatgaaaatttctttaaatggaaattaatttactactcaaataacattaatataatCGGGCTCCTACTTATTTTACCGCCCCACAAACAAGATAATAGGGCTATATATTTCCAAATTCTTATAAATGAAAGTTTGTTCCTCAACTACACGAAATATGCATACTGAATAAAGTTATGTTATATTTTGCCTTAAAAGTGGAACTTTATCTGGATTAGGCAGTTtcataatattgaataatttaattgaCTTAGAGAACCtaggtttttaaaaatgggtataataatatttgaaaacttcttTTGGAACGATTAAGGGTTCATCCTATTTTTGTCatcccaaaatatttttgtaattaagcTTGTCACC from Vitis riparia cultivar Riparia Gloire de Montpellier isolate 1030 chromosome 8, EGFV_Vit.rip_1.0, whole genome shotgun sequence includes the following:
- the LOC117920680 gene encoding thaumatin-like protein 1b: MEAKALFTLLLLSLLSIDGYSVTFNYLNQCVHSVWIAASPGIGDTMPEYGPDTLTIFDTPDAWSGMIWVRTQCTTNASNYFSCETGDCGTGQPECQDPPPTYPVTLLHFTIDHSLVSYEVSLNHGYNDVPVRIQPDGGTLVGGSRACPVVDCIQDLSNACPSTLVAKNKAGWAVGCFSPCDAFKDPKYCCTGSYTGPQCLPNEYSETFKQLCNLAHTYPSDKDPPFYKCNGAKAYNITFCPF